Proteins encoded by one window of Asterias rubens chromosome 18, eAstRub1.3, whole genome shotgun sequence:
- the LOC117302490 gene encoding RNA polymerase II subunit A C-terminal domain phosphatase SSU72-like, with product MSGKLKVGVVCSSNQNRSMEAHAVLSKKGFNVKSFGTGANCKLPGSAPDKPNIYDFNTTYDEMYRDLETKDKQLYTRNGILSMLDRNRRIKKRPERFQNSKEKFDLVVTAEERVYDQVLEDFNSRVQETMDPVHVVNIEIMDNHEEATLGAFVIYQLCQKLEKSTDLDQEIDELLLQFERKCNRDILHTVCFY from the exons ATGTCTGGAAAGCTGAAGGTGGGAGTGGTGTGTTCGAGCAATCAAAACAGAAGTATGGAGGCTCACGCTGTTCTAAG CAAAAAAGGATTTAATGTGAAATCATTTGGAACTGGTGCCAACTGCAAGCTGCCAGGTTCAGCTCCAGACAAACCAAACATCTATGATTTTAACACAACATATGATGAGATGTACAGAGACCTGGAGACCAAAGACAAACAACT CTACACACGAAATGGCATCTTGTCTATGCTTGATAGAAATAGACGAATCAAAAAACGACCTGAGAGGTTCCAGAATAGCAAGGAGAAGTTTGACTTAGTCGTAACGGCCGAAGAAAGAGTCTACGACCAAGTTTTAGAAG ATTTCAATTCAAGAGTGCAGGAAACGATGGATCCAGTACACGTGGTGAATATTGAAATTATGGATAACCACGAAGAGGCAACGTTAGGGGCCTTCGTCATTTACCAGCTTTGCCAAAAA CTTGAAAAAAGTACGGACCTTGACCAGGAAATAGACGAACTGTTGCTCCAGTTTGAGAGGAAATGCAACCGAGACATCCTTCACACTGTTTGCTTTTATTGA